From the genome of Mixophyes fleayi isolate aMixFle1 chromosome 2, aMixFle1.hap1, whole genome shotgun sequence, one region includes:
- the LOC142140324 gene encoding uncharacterized protein LOC142140324, protein MCDPGPSGEQPPGRPAMRKKKISNEELEVLVAEVLQRFHSEERQIMGPERHRHWEQFTLAINEISPYGRKVHEVQKRWADYKARLKSKLARQHRHAHGTGGGPPMDISLTPLEERARAAISLVKIVGVGDIDTGYSPPRRGDSAPLGSQQQATEADSEVARDVDRDQVDPGDNSWERALSDASQRLYCATDSQNDHLALIASTVQHTDQQITSPISTLSTFMSTHTSLMSSHNSLMATHNTQMANLTQSMSHIETLLGELLHAHSQRTSATFPSPSSDFVFTSPHTQLAGGSNLPVGYVASPLPVGYVASPLPVGSVASPLPVGSVASPLPVGSVASPLPVGSVASPLPVGSVPSPLLDPALCRLMCFAFARGFGQSPVVVPSQSSVVVPSQSPVHEAAPSPRQTQTVSHAGLAASSEPSTSRMTRSRSWSQPIQTPYKKPTRK, encoded by the exons ATGTGTGACCCAGGCCCCAGTGGGGAGCAGCCACCCGGGCGGCCAGCTAtgcgtaaaaaaaaaatttcgaaTGAGGAATTAGAGGTTTTAGTGGCAGAGGTTTTACAGCGATTCCATTCGGAGGAGCGGCAGATTATGGGGCCGGAGCGTCACCGCCATTGGGAGCAATTTACGTTAGCGATTAATGAAATATCGCCCTATGGACGAAAAGTGCATGAGGTCCAGAAACG ctgggcagactataaagctagGCTGAAAAGCAAACTAGCACGGCAACACCGCCATGCGCACGGGACTGGGGGTGGGCCACCAATGGACATTTCCTTGACCCCGCTTGAAGAGCGTGCGAGGGCCGCTATTTCTCTTGTtaagattgttggggtgggcgacatagacactggctatagcccaccccgaagaggagattccgctccactag GTTCCCAGCAGCAGGCCACTGAAGCAGATtcagaagttgcccgtgatgtggataGGGATCAGGTGGATCCAGGTGACAATTCATGGGAGCGGGCACTCTCGGACGCATCACAAAGACTTTACTGCGCCACAGATTCACAGAATGATCACCTGGCACTtatagcgagcactgtccaacacacggatcagcaaattaCAAGTCCCAtaagcacactctccactttcatgagcacacacacctctttaatgagCTCACACAACTCTTTAATGGCCACACACAACACCCAAATGGCAAATTTAACTCAATCTATGTCACATAtcgaaacactcctgggtgaactcttgcatgcccactcccaacgcacctccgccacattcccttcacccagctcagattttgtgttcaccagcccccatacccagttggctgGTGGCTCCAACCTCCCTGTTGGTtatgttgcgtcccccctccctgttggttatgttgcgtcccccctccctgttgggtctgttgcatcccccctccctgttgggtctgttgcgtcccccctccctgttgggtctgttgcgtcccccctccctgttgggtctgttgcgtcccccctccctgttgggtctgttccGTCCCCACTCCTTGACCCAGCCctctgtcgtcttatgtgtttcgCTTTTGCCCGTGGCTTcggccaatcccctgtcgtggtcccttcccaatcctctgtcgtggtcccttcccaatcccctgtccatgaggctgcaccttcacctcgtcagACACAAACTGTTTCCCATGCAGGTTTGGCTGCTTCATCTGAGCCCTCTACATCACGGATGACAAGAAGTAGGAGTTGGAGCCAGCCCATTCAGACTCCTTACAAAAAACCgaccagaaaataa